The following are encoded together in the Bacillota bacterium genome:
- a CDS encoding ADP-ribosylglycohydrolase family protein, protein MPSVETLRALLHDEIIQRGEEGADTAGFVDRWQEARSAEELWDLYRDLMTLPIREDFPYREPSDLQGIRHSRDEGVRRFKMVICEEDLLDRLHGAWLGRVAGCMLGKPVEGWSHERIRQYLEGADAYPMTDYLPAETRTPPEGVPQPYTWCTIGHIHAGERDDDTDYTVLGLHIFERHGADFTTRDVGNAWLHLLPAYQTYTAERQAYINLVNELPLEEVPIHLNPYREWIGARIRADFWGYVAPGYPEKAAEFAYRDAALSHVKNGIYGEMFVAAMIAAAFATQDVVEIIRAGAAEIPAQSREAEMIRDCLRWRKECRSWQEALERLLNRYYGKYHPVHTVNNDAIVLNALLWGWPDFEKVITISVMQGMDTDCNGATAGSIWGAAFGAKALPAKWIEPLQNTLYSAVFGFAANRISDLAKRSLKQATKVLTGTG, encoded by the coding sequence ATGCCATCTGTGGAAACATTGCGTGCGCTGCTGCACGACGAAATCATCCAGCGTGGCGAAGAGGGTGCGGATACCGCCGGCTTTGTCGATCGCTGGCAGGAAGCGCGCAGTGCGGAGGAGCTGTGGGACCTTTACCGCGACCTGATGACTCTGCCCATCCGCGAGGATTTTCCCTACAGGGAACCCAGCGACCTGCAGGGCATCCGGCACTCACGCGATGAGGGCGTGCGTCGCTTCAAAATGGTCATCTGCGAGGAGGATTTGCTGGACAGGCTGCACGGCGCGTGGCTGGGGCGTGTCGCGGGGTGTATGCTGGGCAAGCCGGTGGAAGGCTGGAGTCACGAGCGTATCCGCCAGTATCTGGAGGGAGCCGACGCCTATCCCATGACCGACTATCTGCCAGCAGAGACACGCACTCCACCCGAAGGCGTGCCACAGCCGTACACCTGGTGCACCATCGGGCATATCCACGCCGGCGAGCGGGATGACGATACCGATTATACGGTGCTCGGGCTGCACATTTTCGAGAGGCATGGCGCAGACTTCACCACGCGCGATGTGGGAAATGCCTGGCTGCACCTGCTTCCTGCCTACCAGACCTATACGGCGGAGCGACAGGCGTACATCAATCTGGTCAACGAGTTGCCTCTGGAGGAGGTTCCGATACACCTGAACCCGTATCGCGAGTGGATTGGCGCACGCATTCGGGCGGATTTCTGGGGTTACGTCGCGCCGGGTTATCCCGAAAAGGCGGCGGAGTTTGCCTATCGGGATGCCGCGCTGTCGCATGTGAAGAACGGCATCTACGGCGAGATGTTTGTCGCGGCAATGATTGCCGCTGCGTTTGCCACGCAGGATGTGGTGGAGATTATCCGGGCAGGTGCGGCAGAGATACCCGCTCAGAGCCGCGAAGCGGAGATGATTCGCGATTGCCTGCGGTGGCGAAAAGAGTGCCGCAGCTGGCAGGAGGCTCTGGAACGCCTCTTGAATCGATATTACGGCAAGTACCATCCCGTGCACACGGTGAACAACGACGCCATCGTGCTGAACGCTCTGCTGTGGGGATGGCCCGACTTTGAGAAGGTGATTACCATCTCGGTGATGCAGGGAATGGATACCGACTGCAACGGCGCAACGGCAGGAAGTATCTGGGGAGCGGCGTTCGGCGCGAAGGCACTGCCGGCGAAGTGGATCGAACCTCTACAGAACACACTGTACAGCGCAGTGTTCGGCTTCGCTGCAAACCGAATCAGCGACCTGGCAAAACGCAGTCTGAAGCAGGCGACGAAGGTACTGACCGGCACAGGCTAA
- a CDS encoding GYD domain-containing protein, with protein sequence MQFVTLAKAAPGRAKELFGGGLGQLNTLASQHGIQIQVAMITYGQYDLVTVWSAPDQATANRFLRAVAETGLLVTDTMLAVPAESF encoded by the coding sequence ATGCAGTTTGTGACGCTCGCGAAAGCAGCGCCGGGACGGGCGAAGGAGCTGTTCGGTGGTGGTCTGGGGCAGCTCAACACCCTGGCTTCCCAGCACGGTATCCAGATTCAGGTGGCGATGATTACCTACGGGCAATATGACCTGGTGACCGTGTGGTCTGCACCAGACCAGGCGACCGCAAACCGCTTCCTGCGCGCGGTGGCGGAGACGGGTCTGCTGGTAACCGACACCATGCTGGCTGTTCCTGCTGAGAGCTTCTAG
- a CDS encoding radical SAM protein produces the protein MRYLQVQEIRCKHLLHRTGASFAEWTLNPYIGCGFGCSYCYVPVLRAKRGQEEIGAWGSWVQVKVNAPDVVRREMLDMPRDAHILIGSATDAWQPIEKRYRVSRGVLYELSFYPNRVTIFTRSPLLIRDIDLLRRFENISVHISVPTVDEQVHRIFEPHAPAVAGRIELTRCLLKAGIRTTWAWCPFLPGVENTPVQVRQYVRAAVQAGVREIWVGRMNYWSFLQERYKALLRRYRAQVGWAPRLLVREELEQLVREECAKEGILCRI, from the coding sequence ATGCGTTATCTGCAGGTTCAGGAAATACGCTGCAAACACCTGTTGCACCGGACGGGTGCGTCTTTCGCGGAATGGACGCTCAACCCGTACATTGGGTGCGGGTTCGGGTGCTCGTATTGCTACGTACCGGTGTTGCGGGCGAAGCGTGGTCAGGAGGAGATAGGAGCGTGGGGCAGCTGGGTGCAGGTGAAGGTGAATGCGCCTGATGTGGTGCGACGTGAGATGCTGGACATGCCGCGCGACGCACACATCCTGATTGGCAGCGCGACCGATGCCTGGCAGCCCATAGAGAAGCGCTATCGGGTATCGCGCGGGGTGCTGTACGAGCTGAGCTTTTATCCGAATCGGGTAACCATCTTCACCCGGTCTCCCCTGCTTATCCGTGACATCGACCTGCTGAGGCGCTTCGAAAACATCTCTGTGCACATCTCCGTGCCCACAGTAGACGAACAGGTGCACCGTATCTTTGAGCCGCACGCGCCCGCTGTGGCAGGGCGGATAGAATTGACGCGCTGTTTACTGAAGGCGGGCATACGCACCACCTGGGCGTGGTGTCCGTTTCTGCCGGGCGTCGAGAACACCCCGGTGCAGGTGAGGCAATATGTGCGCGCCGCCGTGCAGGCAGGTGTGCGTGAAATCTGGGTGGGCAGGATGAACTACTGGAGCTTTCTGCAGGAACGATACAAAGCGCTGTTACGCCGTTACCGGGCACAGGTGGGGTGGGCACCACGCCTGCTGGTCAGAGAGGAGCTGGAACAGCTGGTACGCGAGGAGTGCGCAAAAGAGGGCATCCTCTGCAGGATATGA